One Ostrea edulis chromosome 2, xbOstEdul1.1, whole genome shotgun sequence genomic region harbors:
- the LOC125682545 gene encoding CCR4-NOT transcription complex subunit 7-like isoform X2: MPSVAQTEYGIKDVWNSNLEEEFKKIRHVIQRYRFVAMDTEFPGVVARPIGEFRSTSDYQYQLLRCNVDLLKIIQVGLTFMDENGQTPSPISTWQFNFRYNLTEEMYAQESIDLLQHSGIQFKKHEEEGMDVNDFAELLMTSGIVLSDQVKWLSFHSGYDFGYLLKILTNTQLPAEEADFFDYLRIYFPNIYDVKYLMKSCKNLKGGLQEVAEQLEITRIGPQHQAGSDSLLTGAAFFKMRECVGLIIINRWTMHLATHVL; encoded by the exons ATGCCGTCGGTAGCACAGACAGAGTATGGCATCAAGGATGTCTGGAACAGCAATCTCGAGGAAGAATTCAAAAAGATCCGCCATGTTATTCAACGCTACAGATTCGTTGCCATG GATACAGAGTTTCCAGGAGTGGTGGCTCGGCCTATCGGGGAATTCCGAAGTACATCTGACTATCAGTATCAACTGCTCAGGTGTAATGTAGACTTACTGAAAATAATCCAAGTGGGGCTCACCTTTATGGACGAGAATGGTCAGACCCCATCACCCATATCAACATGGCAGTTTAATTTTAGATACAATTTAAC GGAAGAAATGTATGCTCAGGAATCAATAGATCTGCTTCAACATTCGGGCATTCAGTTCAAGAAGCACGAGGAGGAAGGAATGGACGTGAATGACTTCGCTGAACTATTGATGACATCAGGAATTGTGCTGAGTGACCAGGTCAAGTGGCTGTCATTTCACAG TGGCTACGACTTTGGGTATCTTTTGAAGATTTTGACAAATACACAGTTACCAGCAGAGGAGGCAGACTTTTTTGATTATCTTAGGATTTACTTCCCAAACATCTATGATGTCAAGTATCTAATGAAGAGTTGTAAAAATTTAAAAGGAGGGCTACAGGAAGTGGCTGAGCAGTTAGAG ATCACTAGAATAGGCCCTCAACACCAAGCTGGTAGTGACAGTTTGCTGACCGGAGCTGCATTCTTTAAGATGAGAGAG TGTGTAGGGTTGATTATCATTAATCGATGGACAATGCACCTAGCAACAC ATGTTCTTTGA
- the LOC125682545 gene encoding CCR4-NOT transcription complex subunit 7-like isoform X1 — protein MPSVAQTEYGIKDVWNSNLEEEFKKIRHVIQRYRFVAMDTEFPGVVARPIGEFRSTSDYQYQLLRCNVDLLKIIQVGLTFMDENGQTPSPISTWQFNFRYNLTEEMYAQESIDLLQHSGIQFKKHEEEGMDVNDFAELLMTSGIVLSDQVKWLSFHSGYDFGYLLKILTNTQLPAEEADFFDYLRIYFPNIYDVKYLMKSCKNLKGGLQEVAEQLEITRIGPQHQAGSDSLLTGAAFFKMREMFFEDNIDDAKYCGHLYGLGTSYVQNGSGYESLTSYQNHNSTPTLEDSNSTSAGS, from the exons ATGCCGTCGGTAGCACAGACAGAGTATGGCATCAAGGATGTCTGGAACAGCAATCTCGAGGAAGAATTCAAAAAGATCCGCCATGTTATTCAACGCTACAGATTCGTTGCCATG GATACAGAGTTTCCAGGAGTGGTGGCTCGGCCTATCGGGGAATTCCGAAGTACATCTGACTATCAGTATCAACTGCTCAGGTGTAATGTAGACTTACTGAAAATAATCCAAGTGGGGCTCACCTTTATGGACGAGAATGGTCAGACCCCATCACCCATATCAACATGGCAGTTTAATTTTAGATACAATTTAAC GGAAGAAATGTATGCTCAGGAATCAATAGATCTGCTTCAACATTCGGGCATTCAGTTCAAGAAGCACGAGGAGGAAGGAATGGACGTGAATGACTTCGCTGAACTATTGATGACATCAGGAATTGTGCTGAGTGACCAGGTCAAGTGGCTGTCATTTCACAG TGGCTACGACTTTGGGTATCTTTTGAAGATTTTGACAAATACACAGTTACCAGCAGAGGAGGCAGACTTTTTTGATTATCTTAGGATTTACTTCCCAAACATCTATGATGTCAAGTATCTAATGAAGAGTTGTAAAAATTTAAAAGGAGGGCTACAGGAAGTGGCTGAGCAGTTAGAG ATCACTAGAATAGGCCCTCAACACCAAGCTGGTAGTGACAGTTTGCTGACCGGAGCTGCATTCTTTAAGATGAGAGAG ATGTTCTTTGAAGATAACATCGATGACGCCAAATACTGTGGGCATCTTTATGGACTTGGTACATCTTATGTTCAGAATGGCTCAGGATATGAAAGTTTGACAAGTTATCAAAACCACAACTCCACTCCTACACTAGAAGACTCCAATTCAACGTCTGCAGGCTCATAG